From Methanocalculus natronophilus:
CTGGATTTATTCCGATTTTAGGATTAAAAGGTGTTTTAGAAAATCATTACGCTGATGAATTTTTGCACGCAACATTTTATGCAAAAAATCTAAAAGGGTATAAAAACTTATTGAAACTTGCCTCGCTTCAAAGTGTTTATGACTGCATTACTTATGAGGCTTTATCCTCTCACAGTGAAGGTTTAAGTGTAGTATTGAATTCTAAAGTAGGAGAACTTAATAAAATTTTAGACGATGACAATG
This genomic window contains:
- a CDS encoding PHP domain-containing protein, which gives rise to MIASLSLESVYSFNGSNITLDALFSYAKENKHSHVVLTDYTMHGAYKFLSRAKKSGFIPILGLKGVLENHYADEFLHATFYAKNLKGYKNLLKLASLQSVYDCITYEALSSHSEGLSVVLNSKVGELNKILDDDN